The following coding sequences lie in one Aquipuribacter nitratireducens genomic window:
- the tmk gene encoding dTMP kinase: protein MSATTGQPDAPLDPTLDPTADDEAHGPGSPPDHSPRAVLRYPAFRRLWLVLGLSSLGDWLGLLAVTFFAAVLAGGAATGDGLDLRAVDLTSTEAGLAVSLVFVLRLAPAVLLGPLAGVLADRVDRRVALVVGDVVRGLLFLSIPLVGELWWLYVATVLVEVTALFWMPAKDAMVPTLVPRRRLEAANQLGVVATYGTAPVAALLFVVLVWLSNALDGIAGLAPVLASPVDLALYANAVTFLVAAVVVARLPLPPGARGSAADRAARAVRRDDTTHDTTHDTTHDGMPGGGPARVSVWRQVWDGWVFIARTPLVRGLVGGMIGAFAAGGFVIGLGIPYVATLGAGAPGYGVLFGAVFVGMALGVWQGPRTLRDVSRRRLFGAAIAAAGVALVVVGLSPDIVLSVVAVTVLGFLAGLAWVTGMTLLGAEVDDAVRGRTFAFVQTAVRVVLVAVMAAGPALAAAAGERAVEITDALTWTFSGPGLVLALAGLLAVVVGVATYRGLDDRPGRSLRAELLEALRRGSGDPFDVARPHPGFFLVVEGGDGSGKSTLVDGIGRYLADELGHDVVLTREPGGTALGRELRRLVLDRDPATGPRDEGPVPRAEALLFAADRAQHVATVVRPALEAGAVVVGDRYVDSSIAYQGARGDLDAADVERVSRWATGGLRPDLTVVLDVDPDVARTRLHGRDGADGADRLESAGDDFHAQVRQTFLDRASRDPHRYLVVDASQEPADVLLQVERRVRRMVPLSPRQRAVAAERLAADARRREALEARAVEEAAEEETGRARVREAMAAERERQERAERERLASEAERMRARAEAHRRHLREGDTDVLPVVTDHAAARHDGLHEGDRPDADVTYDLDDTRPFVLELPDEADESDGVGRGPRR, encoded by the coding sequence GTGAGCGCCACCACCGGGCAGCCCGACGCGCCGCTGGACCCGACCCTCGACCCGACGGCCGACGACGAGGCCCACGGGCCGGGCTCGCCGCCCGACCACAGCCCGCGCGCCGTCCTCCGCTACCCCGCCTTCCGCCGGCTGTGGCTCGTCCTCGGGCTGTCGAGCCTCGGCGACTGGCTCGGGCTGCTCGCCGTCACCTTCTTCGCCGCCGTGCTCGCGGGCGGCGCGGCGACCGGCGACGGCCTCGACCTGCGTGCGGTCGACCTCACGAGCACCGAGGCGGGGCTCGCCGTCTCCCTCGTCTTCGTCCTGCGCCTCGCGCCGGCGGTCCTCCTCGGACCCCTCGCCGGTGTGCTCGCCGACCGCGTCGACCGGCGCGTCGCGCTGGTCGTCGGCGACGTGGTCCGTGGCCTGCTCTTCCTGTCGATCCCGCTCGTCGGTGAGCTGTGGTGGCTGTACGTCGCCACGGTCCTCGTCGAGGTCACGGCCCTGTTCTGGATGCCGGCGAAGGACGCGATGGTGCCGACGCTCGTGCCTCGGCGGCGGCTCGAGGCCGCCAACCAGCTGGGGGTCGTCGCCACCTACGGCACCGCCCCGGTCGCCGCGCTGCTCTTCGTCGTGCTCGTGTGGCTGAGCAACGCCCTCGACGGGATCGCGGGGCTCGCGCCGGTGCTGGCCAGCCCCGTCGACCTCGCGCTCTACGCGAACGCCGTCACGTTCCTCGTGGCGGCCGTCGTGGTCGCCCGGCTGCCCCTGCCCCCCGGGGCCAGGGGCTCGGCCGCCGACCGGGCCGCACGTGCCGTCCGGCGGGACGACACCACCCACGACACCACGCACGACACCACGCACGACGGCATGCCCGGAGGAGGGCCTGCCCGCGTCTCGGTGTGGCGGCAGGTCTGGGACGGCTGGGTGTTCATCGCCCGCACCCCGCTCGTGCGGGGGCTGGTGGGCGGCATGATCGGGGCGTTCGCCGCCGGGGGGTTCGTCATCGGGCTCGGCATCCCCTACGTCGCGACGCTCGGCGCGGGCGCGCCCGGGTACGGCGTGCTGTTCGGCGCCGTCTTCGTCGGCATGGCGCTGGGTGTGTGGCAGGGTCCCCGCACGCTGCGGGACGTCTCCCGCCGCCGCCTGTTCGGTGCCGCGATCGCCGCCGCCGGCGTCGCCCTCGTCGTCGTCGGTCTCTCGCCGGACATCGTCCTGTCGGTCGTCGCGGTCACCGTCCTCGGCTTCCTCGCCGGGCTCGCGTGGGTCACGGGCATGACCCTGCTCGGGGCCGAGGTCGACGACGCCGTCCGCGGCCGCACCTTCGCCTTCGTCCAGACCGCGGTGCGCGTGGTCCTCGTCGCGGTGATGGCGGCCGGGCCCGCGCTCGCCGCCGCCGCCGGGGAGCGCGCGGTCGAGATCACCGACGCGCTGACGTGGACCTTCAGCGGTCCCGGCCTCGTGCTCGCGCTCGCCGGCCTCCTCGCGGTCGTCGTGGGCGTCGCGACGTACCGCGGCCTCGACGACCGGCCCGGGCGCAGCCTGCGCGCTGAGCTGCTCGAGGCGCTGCGCCGCGGCTCGGGCGACCCCTTCGACGTCGCGCGGCCCCACCCCGGCTTCTTCCTCGTCGTGGAGGGCGGCGACGGCTCCGGCAAGTCGACCCTCGTCGACGGCATCGGGCGCTACCTGGCCGACGAGCTCGGGCACGACGTCGTGCTCACGCGGGAACCGGGCGGCACCGCCCTCGGGCGTGAGCTGCGGCGCCTCGTGCTCGACCGCGACCCGGCCACGGGCCCGCGCGACGAGGGTCCCGTGCCGCGGGCCGAGGCCCTCCTGTTCGCCGCCGACCGCGCGCAGCACGTCGCGACGGTCGTCCGGCCCGCGCTCGAGGCCGGCGCGGTCGTCGTCGGCGACCGCTACGTCGACTCCTCCATCGCCTACCAGGGCGCCCGCGGCGACCTCGACGCCGCCGACGTCGAGCGGGTCTCCCGCTGGGCCACCGGCGGGCTGCGGCCCGACCTCACGGTGGTCCTCGACGTCGACCCCGACGTCGCCCGCACGCGGCTGCACGGCCGCGACGGCGCCGACGGCGCCGACCGGCTCGAGTCCGCAGGCGACGACTTCCACGCCCAGGTCCGGCAGACCTTCCTCGACCGGGCGTCGCGGGACCCGCACCGCTACCTCGTCGTCGACGCGTCCCAGGAACCCGCCGACGTCCTCCTCCAGGTCGAGCGCCGGGTGCGTCGCATGGTGCCGCTGTCGCCGCGCCAGCGCGCGGTCGCCGCGGAGCGGCTGGCGGCCGACGCCCGCCGGCGCGAGGCCCTCGAGGCCCGCGCCGTCGAGGAGGCGGCGGAGGAGGAGACCGGGCGTGCCCGGGTCCGGGAGGCGATGGCGGCCGAGCGCGAGCGGCAGGAGCGGGCCGAGCGCGAGCGCCTCGCGAGCGAGGCGGAGCGGATGCGGGCCCGCGCCGAGGCGCACCGCCGCCACCTGCGCGAGGGCGACACCGACGTCCTCCCGGTGGTGACGGACCACGCCGCCGCACGGCACGACGGGCTCCATGAGGGCGACCGCCCCGACGCGGACGTCACCTACGACCTCGACGACACCCGGCCGTTCGTCCTCGAGCTCCCCGACGAGGCGGACGAGTCCGACGGGGTCGGTCGCGGACCCCGCAGGTGA
- a CDS encoding DNA polymerase III subunit delta' — protein sequence MSVWDAVVGQERAVATLSQAVHRRLQPSGLAHAWLVTGPPGSGRSVAARAFAAALQCGDDGCGRCADCAETLAGTHPDVTVLATDEMQVRKDTVVQLVRRASVSPTRGRYVVVVVEDADRLRDVAANMLLKEIEEPPPHTVWVLCAPSPEDLLPTIRSRCRQVTLGVPRADAVARVLVDRHGVSAGEAAWAAAASQGHIGVARRLAVDPDARRRRREVLQVPNRAVGVPGAVEAAQELRDIATEESTAAVEAAQEAENASWLRTMGVQTPEELPRQVRAQWRELQEQHKRQVRRSATDGLDRALLDLLSLYRDVLLVQAGAPVPLVNADMRADVERLARRLAPADVLRVCDVITTTRRRLTQNAALPLALEAMTVRLGDPAA from the coding sequence GTGAGCGTCTGGGACGCCGTCGTCGGGCAGGAGCGGGCCGTCGCGACACTGTCGCAGGCGGTCCACCGCCGCCTGCAGCCCTCGGGGCTCGCGCACGCGTGGCTCGTCACCGGCCCTCCCGGGTCGGGGCGGTCGGTGGCGGCGCGCGCGTTCGCCGCCGCCCTGCAGTGCGGCGACGACGGCTGCGGGCGCTGCGCGGACTGCGCGGAGACCCTCGCCGGCACCCACCCGGACGTCACCGTCCTCGCCACCGACGAGATGCAGGTCCGCAAGGACACCGTCGTCCAGCTCGTCCGCCGGGCCTCCGTGTCGCCCACCCGGGGCCGCTACGTCGTCGTGGTGGTCGAGGACGCCGACCGGCTGCGCGACGTCGCCGCGAACATGCTCCTCAAGGAGATCGAGGAGCCGCCGCCCCACACGGTGTGGGTGCTGTGCGCCCCCTCGCCGGAGGACCTGCTCCCCACGATCCGCAGCCGCTGCCGGCAGGTGACGCTCGGGGTGCCCAGGGCCGACGCGGTCGCGCGTGTGCTCGTCGACCGGCACGGGGTCAGCGCCGGTGAGGCGGCGTGGGCCGCGGCCGCGTCCCAGGGCCACATCGGCGTCGCGCGCCGTCTCGCCGTCGACCCCGACGCCCGGCGACGCCGGCGGGAGGTCCTCCAGGTGCCGAACCGGGCGGTCGGCGTGCCGGGCGCCGTCGAGGCCGCCCAGGAGCTCCGCGACATCGCGACCGAGGAGTCCACCGCCGCCGTCGAGGCCGCCCAGGAGGCGGAGAACGCGTCGTGGCTGCGGACCATGGGCGTGCAGACGCCCGAGGAGCTGCCGCGGCAGGTCCGCGCCCAGTGGCGGGAGCTGCAGGAGCAGCACAAGCGGCAGGTGCGGCGCAGCGCCACCGACGGGCTCGACCGCGCCCTGCTCGACCTCCTCTCGCTCTACCGGGACGTGCTGCTCGTGCAGGCCGGGGCGCCCGTCCCGCTCGTCAACGCCGACATGCGCGCCGACGTCGAGCGCCTCGCCCGGCGCCTGGCGCCCGCGGACGTCCTGCGCGTGTGCGACGTCATCACGACCACGCGGCGACGGCTCACGCAGAACGCCGCCCTGCCGCTCGCCCTCGAGGCGATGACGGTCCGACTGGGGGACCCCGCCGCATGA